The genomic region TATTCAGGGAAATTTTAGAAACGCTATGTTAAGGTTTTATTAATGCTTGGTTAATTTTCTGTTAAGGATTAAGATCCCATACGACCATCTTTATTTCTGTGTAATCCTCTATGGCAAATCTTGGACCTTCTCTCCCTATTCCTGAATGCTTTACACCACCGTAAGGCATGTGATCAGCCCTAAAATTGGGACCTTCATTTATCAATACACCTCCAGCCTCTACCTTTTTTATGAACTCCCAGGCTATATCAATGTCTTTGGTGAACACACCTACTTGAAGACCATACACAGAACTGTTTACCGCTTTTATTGCTTCTTCTATATCCCTATACGGATTCACAACTACAACAGGAGCAAAGGCTTCTTCTGAAAAGAGCTTGGTATTTTCCGGTACAAGGCTAACTATCGTGGGTTCTAAAAGTGCCTTGCTTTCTGCACATGCTACGCCACCCCTTACGAGCTTTGCACCCTCTTTGATGGCTTGTCCTACCCATTCCTGTACTCTCTCCACTTCCGAAGAGCTTATCATTGGACCCACATCCGTATCTTCCCGCATTGGATCGCCCACATTCAGATTATCAACAGCGCTTTTTAAAGCTGACAGATAAATATCAAAGACATCTTCGTGTACGAAGACTCTTTGAACGGATATACACACCTGACCGGCTATAGCGTAACCCCCCTGAATGGTTTTTACCACAGCCTTATTTACGTTTCCGTCCTTATGTAACACCAAAGCTGAGTTAGAGCCAAGTTCCAAAATCACCTTCTTTATGCCAGCCTGTTTGGTGATGATCTCACCTATCTTTTTACTTCCTGTGAAGGATACAACTCTTACATCCGGATGGGTGGTCATAGCTTTACCAACGTCACCATATCCCGGTATTACGCTTATGGCTTCTGGTGGAAGTCCAGCAGAAAGGAGAAGTTCGCCAAGCATAAGAGGGGTCAAAGGTGTTCTTTCTGAAGGCTTTAAGATCACCGCATTACCTGCAGCCAAAGCAGGTGCTACTTTGTGCATGGAGAGATTGAGAGGAAAATTGAAAGGCGTTATAGCCGATACTATACCTACCGGCTGTCTTATAAAAAAGCCAACTTTCCCCCTACCATTCGGGTGAGCATCCAAAGGTACTACCTCTCCACTTATCCTCTTTGCCTCTTCCGCTGAAAAGATAAGCGTCTGTATAGCCCTTTGGACTTCTGATCTTGCCTCTCTTATAGTCTTTCCAACTTCAAGCACTAAGGTTTTTGCGAACTCTTCGGCTCTGTCTTGGAGCATCTGGGATGCCTTCATGAGTATGCTGTACCTTTCGTGAGGGGTAAGCGAGGACATTTTTCTGAAGCCTTCTTTTGCTACCTCTATAGCTTCATCAACTTGCTTTTCAGAACCTTTAAAGACCTTACCTATGACTTCACCGGTATATGGATAGTGTATATACAGTTCCTCCTCACTCTTGACATACTTCCCACCTATTAACATACCCTTCTCAAGCATGATATTATTATAGAATGCGAAAGATGAATCTGTTTGTGTATCTTGTGACGGATGACAAGTACTTTATGGAAAGAGATCTTGTAAGTACCACTGAGCAGGCTTTGCAGGGAGGTATAACAGCCCTTCAGTACAGATTTAAAAATAAGAGCGCAAGACAGATGTACGAAGAGCTTCTGGTACTTAGGGAGTTGACAAGAAGGTACGGAGTAGACCTTGTAGTAAATGATAGAGTGGATCTTGCAATGGCTGTAGGTGCAGATGGTGTACATGTAGGAAAGCAGGACCTTCCTCCCGACATTGTTAGAAAGATAGTAGGAGACAGCATGTACATAGGTTATTCGGTAAACAGCGTTGAAGACCTCAGGGATGTGGATCATCTACCTATAGATTACGTAGGATTCGGATCCGTTTACGAAACAACCACAAAGGAAAATTACAGATTAGTAGGTATAGAAGGTTTGCGTCAAGCTGTAAAGCTTACTCAAAAACCTATAGTAGCCATAGGTGGCATAACCCATTATAGGGTGAAGGAGGTTCTGGAAGCTGGGGCAAAAGGTGTAGCTGTAGTTTCAGCTATACTGGGGTTTGAGGATGTAAAAAAGGCTTCCGAAACGCTTGTACAAGCATGCAAAAGCGTCTATAGAGAAAGGCTCTTTATGCCATGAAAATCCTTTATATACTTGACGGTTCAGCTTTTGTGTATAGGAGTTTTTTCGCCCTTCCTCAGCTTTCAACCAAGAGCGGATTTCCTACTGGTGCTGTATACGGCTTTATGAGAGCTATCCTTTCCATACTTAAGGCGGAAAGACCCAAGTACTTCGTTGTGGTCTTCGACCACCCTGCACCTACTACAAAAAAGGAGATCTATAGCGACTACAAAAGTAAAAGACCACCTATGCCAGATCCTCTAAGGCTGCAAATACCTGTCATAAAAGAACTTTTGAAGCTTATGGGAATTCCCCTTTTGGAAGTGGAAGGTTACGAAGCCGATGACATTATCGGTTATATTACACAAAAGGCTGTGGAACTGAGCTTTTACGTAAAGATATACTCACCGGATAAGGATATATTACAGCTTGTGTCCGAAAAAGTGAGTGTTATAAACCCTATCAGTGGTGAGTTTTTTGACAGACAGGCTGTTTTGAAAAAGTTCGGGGTAAGCCCAGAACTCATACCGGATCTTCTCGCCTTGGCAGGTGACAAAGTGGATAACATAGAAGGTATAAAGGGTATAGGGAAGAAGACAGCCATTAAGGTACTTGAAAAGTACCAAAGCGTTACTAACATACTGAGGAACTTTGAAGATTTCCAAGCTTTCTTCCCTTATGCTGACAGAGAAAAACTTGAGCTGTCTTACGCTCTTGTAAAGCTACATCCTGTGCCAGAAATGAACTTGAAAGAGGAGGATATACGCCTCAAAAAGCCGGATATGGAAAGTTTAAAGAGAAGACTTCTTGAACTTGAGATGAAAAGTTTGATAAAAGATGTGGAATCGTTATCAAAAAGTCTATCTCAAAGACAGCTTTTTTAAATTGGTAAAGAAGATTTTAATACCAATTTTATTATCCACATCATTTTTAGCTCTCTTTTTTGTGTATGTTCCTTTAGATAAAGTGATGAATAGCCTCAGTCGTGTATCTTTAGATGAATTCTTTCTTGCCTTTTTCTTCTATACAGCAAGTCAGATAATAAGGAGTTTTAGGTGGCTACCTTTGATGAGAGGTCTAAGCTTCTTAGATATTTACCTTATAAACAGTGCCAATATATTCTTCAATAACGTGCTTCCTGCGAGAACCGGTGAGTTAAGCTGGTTTTATTATGCAAAAAAACTCGGCGTATCTTTAAAGCTTTCTGTATGGTCTTTCCTTTTGGGAAGGCTTTTTGATCTTCTGGCTCTTATTTTTATAGCTTTGTTTCTCTATACAGTAATTGAAAAGTCAGTTCTGACCTTTTTCATTTCCCTCATAATGATATTTTTGTCTCTTTTTTTCCATAAAGTATACCTCTTTTTACCTTCTTGGGGAAAAATTGGAAACCTGAAAAGTTATCTCAAAGATAACACGAGCCTTCGGCTCTCAAGCTTACTCTTTTTGTGTTCCACCTTTTCTGTGGTTTTTAAGTTTGTTGCGATAGTTCAGCTTTTGAGTGTGTCCTCCTATTTACTAAGTTTTTTGTCTTTTTCTTTCGGTGAGCTAAGCAGTGTCCTCCCATTTCACAGTTTTATGGGTTATGGTACTTACGAGATCAGCTTCTCAATACCTGCAAAATTTGCAAGTGCTGACATGAAAAAGTGGCTCGTTGAGGGATTTATAGCTCACAACTTCTTACTTTTGTCTTCAGCTTTCTATGGGATCCTTTCCGTATTTTTGCTTCACAGAAAAAACTAAGATTTTCTCACCTTCAAGGTTAACCCCTTAACCTCTTCTATGAGTACAGCATCTCCCTTTTTTATATCCTCTTCACTCACCGCATTCCATATTTCTCCATGTACAAACACTTTTCCCTTGCCTTTTGCAAAGTCTGTTATGGCTTCTCCTACCTCTCCTATGAGTTCCTCAGTTCCCAGCATCTTCTTTCTCTTTTGAGCTTTAAAGCCGAGCCTTCCCGCAAATAGGAAGAAAGCTACCGTAAGAATTACCATAGTGGTTATAACGGAGATGGGTATGTTACCGTAAGGTGATTCTGGACTTATAAGTATGAAAGAACCGAGAGCTAAGGCTATGCCTCCAGCTATTGCAAGTCCTCCTAATGAGGGGGTAACCACTTCAAGAGCTAACAGTAAGATACCGGCAAGTATCAGCAAAAGTCCAAGCCAGTTTACACCCACCACACCCAAACCGTAAAGACCTAAAAGCAGTGATATTATCCCAACAGCACCTGGTACAATGCTTCCGGGATTATAAAGTTCAAAAAATATACCGTAAAACCCGATGAGTAAAAGCATATATGCGATAGTAGGATTAGTAACCAGATTTAAAAACTCTTCTCTCAGGCTCTTTGATATTTGATAAACTTGGACTCCTTCCGTTTCGAGTATTATTTTTCTTCCATGCTTTTCAACAATCCTACCGTTCAGCTTATTCAAAAGATCAGTCCTGTCCGTGGCTATGAGATCTATTATGTTAGCTTTTAGAGCCTCCTCAGGAGTCAGAGATATGCTTTTTTTTACCATGCTTTCCACAACTTCTACGTTTCTCCCCTTCTCTCTGGCTATACTCCTTACAAACGCCAAGGTGTCCTGAAGTACCTTCTCCTTCATAACATCGTTCTGCCCTTCCCCACCTATTTGGACAGGATGAGCAGCGCCTATGTTTGTGCCAGGAGCCATTGCAGCAATATCTGCCGATATGGTTATTATAGCACCCGCAGATGCAGCACGTCCACCCGATGGATACACAAAAACTACAACGGGAATAGTTGTCTTTTGAAACTCCTGAACTATTTCCCTCATTGAGGATTCAAGACCTCCAGGGGTATTAAGCTCAAGTATAAAAACACTTCCCTCTTCACTTTGTGCCTTTGATATGCTTCTCTTTATGTAATCCACTGCCACTGGCGTGATGGCATCTTGCCACTGGGCAACAAAAATCCTTGGAAAACCCTCATTCAAAAGTGAAAACATAAACAGAAAAAATACAGCTAAAGCACGCATCATCATGTCAGTTGGTATTATAATAGTACTGCATATAAAGTTTTTAAATTAACGAAGGAGGCGTATTATGGCTGTTCCTAAGAGGAAGACATCCAAATGGAGAAGGGACAACAGAAGAGCGCAAAATTTCTTCTCTAAAGTAAAGCTTTCATCACTTGCAACTTGCCCTAATTGTGGGGAACTGACGATCCCTCATAGGGTATGCCCTTACTGCGGACATTATAAAGGTAGGGAAGTTATCAAAGTAAGTTGATGAATACACCGAAGATAGCGGTTGATTGTATGGGGGGCGATTATGCTCCTGAGGAGATAGTCAAGGGGTGTCTTTTAGCTCACAGGGAACTTGACGTCATACTGTATCTCGTAGGTGACGAAAAAAGGATAAAAAGCGTATTAGATAAAGAAAATAGCTATGATAGGAAGAGACTTATACTTATTAATGCGGAAGATGTGGTGGGTATGAGCGAACCCCCGTCTAACGTTCTTAAAAAGAAAAGATCGTCCCTTTATATTGCGGGGATTTTGCTTAGAGAAAACGAGGCTGACGGGCTTGTATCTGCCGGAAATACAGGTGCTGTACTTACTGTTGGCAAGTTTCTGGTGGGGGCATTGGAACACATAGAGAGACCAGCTATAGGCGTGGCTCTTCCCAATCCTAAAGGAAGAACGGTTCTCATTGATGTAGGGGCGAACGTAGATTGTAAACCCAAACATTTACTTCAGTTTGCCATAATAGGGCACACTTACGCTAAGGAAATCCTCGGAGTACAAAATCCTAAGATTGGCATACTCAGTATAGGTGAAGAGGAAGGAAAGGGAAATGAGCTTGTGAGGGAGTCCTACGCCCTTTTAAAGAAGAGTAAGTTAAACTTCTTGGGAAATGCGGAGGGTAGGGACATATATGCTGGAACTTTTGATGTGATAGTTTGTGACGGTTTTGTCGGAAACGTGATCCTAAAAGCCAGTGAAAGTCTCGGTATGGCTGTGCTTCAGATGATAAAGGAGGAGGTTCAGAAAAGCCTCATCGCAAGAATAGGAGCGTTGCTCATAAAACCTGCCCTCAATAACTTTAAGAAAAAAGCTGATTTTGCCGAATACGGAGGTATTCCACTGCTGGGTGCCAAAAAGCCTGTTATAATAACCCATGGAAGGGCAAACGCAAAAGCTATAAAGAACGCTATAAAGGTAGCTAACGAGTTTTACGTGCATCACTTTAACGAAAGACTCGCCGAATATATAAGGAGTCTCAGCCCAAAAGAGGTAAAAATCTGATGGGAACAACTATAACGGGAATGGGTTATTATGTACCACCAAAGGTGCTTACTAACTTTGATTTAGAAAAGATAGTTGACACATCAGATGAATGGATAACTACCAGAACGGGAATAAAGGAGAGGAGAATAGCTAACGACGAAAATGTTACTCAGATGGCTTATATAGCAAGCCTTGAAGCTATCAGATCCGCACGCATACAGCCGGAAGACATAGAAATAATTCTTCTCGCCACGCTCACCCCTGAGCTGAGATTTCCATCCACAGCATGCCTTTTACAAGCCAAGCTTGGAGCGACAAAATCTTACGCTTTTGACATATCGGCTGCGTGTAGCGGTTTTATTTACGGGCTTGAGCTGGCTGATGCCTACATAAGATCTGGGAAAGCTAAAAATATACTTCTCGTAGGCGTTGAGAAACTATCAGAGATAGTAGATTGGCAAGATAGAAGCACCTGTGTGCTTTTTGGAGATGGGGCGGGTGCTGTCGTATTATCCAGAGGGGAAGGAGAGATACTTTCTTCCAAGATGCTGTCAGATGGAAGCTTGTGGGAAATACTTTACGCTCCAAAGTGCGGATACATAAGCATGAGAGGTAAGGAACTTTTTAAGATGGCGGTAAGGAGTATGGAAGATGCGTGCAGGTACGTTCTTGAAACATCAGGTGTAAGTGTTGAAGAAGTGAACTTGATGATTCCCCATCAGGCGAATATAAGAATAATGGATGCCCTTGCTGAGAAATTAGGTATACCAAAAGAAAAGGTTTACTCCAACATACACAAATACGGCAACACTAGCGCAGCTTCCATACCCATAGCCCTCTGTGAAGCGTATGCCGAAGGTAAACTAAAAAGAGGCGATCTGGTGATGCTGACAGCAATGGGAGGAGGACTGACTTGGGGAGCAATGCTTCTAAAATTTTAGGACTATCCTCAAGTCAAGCCAACGAAAGACTCAAAAGATACGGCTATAATAGGATAGAAAAGGGGAAAAGGCTAAGCGATCTGGATATCCTTTTAAGTCAGTTTAAGAATCCTTATATCTTCTTGCTTCTCTTTACCGCAATTTTATCAGCCTTTTTGGGTGAGAAAACTGATGCTTTTGTAATAGTTAGCATAATTCTACTCGGTGGTCTTTTGGACTTTTGGCAGGAAAGGGGAGCTAACAAAACGGTAGAGAAGCTCCTCTCTATGGTGAAGACGCACGCGACTGTGATAAGGGATGGTGTGGAAAGAGACATTCCCATGGAGGAAGTCACAGTAGAAGATGCGGTGATTCTGAGGGCGGGTGATATGGTACCTGCGGACGGTAAAGTGCTTGAAGCAAAAGACCTTTTCATTAACGAAGCTCTGATGACTGGTGAAGCCTATCCTGTGGAAAAAAATGTAGGGGACGATGTTTATATGGGTACGCATGTGGTAAGCGGTTTTGGAGTAATAAGAGTTTTTAAGATAGGTAGAGATACTGAGTATGGAAAGATAGTTGAAAAGTTAAAGCTTGGTAAAGGAGAAACGGATTTTGAGAGAGGTCTAAAGCGATTCGGTTATACGCTCCTTGAGGTGGCAACATTTCTCATTTTTCTGGTTTTCGCGATCAATACTTATTATAACAGGGGTGTCATAGATTCACTCCTCTTTGCGCTTTCTCTGGGTATAGGCATAACGCCCGTACTTCTTCCTGCGGTAGTCAGCGTTGGTCTCTCTTACGGAGCAAGACATATGGCTCAAAAAGGTGCTATAGTAAAAAGGCTTACATCTATAGAAAACTTTGGAAGTATGAACGTTCTGTGTTGTGATAAAACTGGAACTCTTACAGAAGGAGTCATGAAAGTTTATACTTTCAGAGATTTATCAGATAAGGAAAGCAAAAAAGTAGCTCTCTTTTCATATCTAAATTCATATTTTCAAACAGGTTACAAAAACCCAATAGACGAAGCTATAAAGGAAGAATTAAAATCAACGGATATCTTAGAATTTAAAAAGCTTGATGAACTTCCTTACGATTTTAATAGAAAGCGCCTTTCTGTACTTATCAAGAAAGATCAAGAAAATCTTTTAATAACTAAGGGTGCATACTCACATGTAATAGATATCTGCACGTATGCAGAAATTGATGGAGAAGTTGTTGATATTCGCAAGGTAATGCAGGAAATTCAAAAAATTTACACGCAATACAGCACGCAGGGTTTCAGATTAATAGCAATTGCATACAAACCTATGAAGGGGGAATCCATAAGTTATGGAGATGAGGAAGGAGAAATATTCCTTGGCTTTGTGGTAATGCACGATCCACTAAAGGAAGATGCAAAGAATGTTGTAGAAAAGCTGTTAAGCCTTGGTGTGGAGCTAAGAATCATAACTGGAGACAACAGGCTCGTTGCTGAGTATGTAGCAGAAAAACTCGGCTTAAAAGGTAAAGTTATGAGTGGTGAAGACTTTAAAAATTTCTCCGAAGAAGCTCTTATAAGAAGAATCAAGGATGTTTTCGTATTTGCGGAACTCTCTCCCTTGCAAAAAGAGAGGGTCGTTAGCGCTCTGAAAAAGGCGGGTTACGTAGTGGGATACATGGGAGACGGAATAAATGATGTTACCGCTATGAGGAGTGCCGATGTGGCTATATCTGTGGAAAACGCTGTAGATGTGGCAAAAGAGAGCGCTGACATAGTTTTTCTTAAACCAGACCTAAACACAGTAATAGATGCCGTACTTGAAGGCAGGAAAACTTTCCTTAACACCATGAAGTATTTATTTATGCAAACAAGCTCCAACTTTGGTAACGTGTTTTCTATGGCTGGTGCATCCCTTTTGGTCCCTTTCCTTCCCATGCTACCAAAACAGGTTTTGACCGCAAACCTCTTAACGGATATCGCGGTAATGTCCATACCAGCCGATGGTGTGGATGATGATTGGATAAAGCTCCCAAAAAGGTGGAATATAGAGTTTATTGAAAAGTTCATGTTCTTTTTTGGGCTTTTGAGTTCCTTTTTTGATTACATTACTTTCACCTTCCTTCTTTACATACTTGGAGCAACGTCTGAAACTTTCCGCACCGCATGGTTTCTTGAAGGATTATTTACCCAAATCCTTGTCCTACTCATATTACGCACAAGGAAACCTTCTATAAAAAGTAAACCCTCCTCTCTCCTCATATTTACTGTATTCGTAACGGGAGTAACAGGCTTACTTATACCCTTTACCCCTCTTGGAAACCTGTTAGAGCTAAAGCCCTTAAACTTGACCCTTTACGTATTTATCTTTTTGATTACTCTCCTTTACCTCGTGTCAGTGGAAGCACTAAAAAGGCTCTTTTACAGAAGATACAATCTCTAACAGCTCCTTATACGCCCGTGTATCTTTCTTTTACCCTCTTTATTCTCCAGAGAGCTTTACTGTCCTCAGGTGTTATCAAGCTGTATGCCTTTCCGTAACTTCCTATTCTTCCAGTTCTCCCTATTCTGTGTATGTAAACCTCAGGGTCTTCAGGAATATGGTAATTGATAACTAAGCTCACTCCTTTTATATCAAGACCCCTTGAGGCAACATCCGTTGCCACAACAGTTCTTACTTTTCCTTCTCTAAAGAGCTTAAGGGCGTTCTCCCTTTGTCTCTGTGTCATATCTCCATGCAAAGACACTACACTAAAACCTCTGTTTTTGAGTTCCTGAGATATATCCTTCGCATCCCTTTTTGTCCTCACAAAAATTATGACCTTTTCAAGTATATGGTCTCTGAGTATCTTCTCAAGCTCAGATATCTTTTGCTTGGGAGAGTTTAGTCTTATGAGCCTTTCCTCTATCTTAGGTTTTAATTCCGCGGATATGACCCTTACCACTTTGTAATTATCTCTCAAATGTTTTTTTGCCAACACCTCTATCTCTTTTGGTATAGTTGCGGAAAAGAGAAAAGTCTGTCTATCTATTGGTGTAAAAGATATTATGTATTCTATATCTTCGGCAAAGCCCATATCAAGCATTAGATCAGCCTCATCAAGAACTAAAAAGGAGACACTGCCAACATTCAATGTACCCCTATTTATGAGGTCCTTTATTCTGCCCGGAGTCCCTATAACTATGTTAGGTGTAACCTTAGACAGAAGCTCCAGATCCCTCCCTACCGGTGTACCTCCGTAAAAAACGAACACCTTAAGTGCCTTGTACTTGGATAAGGCATAAAGCTGATCCTTGACCTGGAGGGCAAGTTCACGCGTTGGCGTTAGAATAAGTGCCTTTAAACCTCCATCCTTATTTATACTTTCCACGATGGGTATGCCAAAGGCAGCTGTTTTCCCTGTTCCAGTAGCTGCCTGTCCCATAATATCGTAACCTTTAAGAGCTAACGGTATAGCCTCACTCTGTATAGGTGTAGGTTCTTTAAAACCAAGCTCCCTTATAGCTTTTCCAAGTGGTTCACTTAACTGTTGAAAATTAAACTCCATAACGATTAAAAACCTCCTCTTTTAATTATACGTCCCTTTCTCTTTTTTGCAAAAATTCTTATAGCCTAATATAAGATGAATTTATGCTTTAATAAAAGTTTCTTATTGAAATTCCTTATTAAAGAAAATAACTTTATACAGTCAATTCTGAAAGGGAGGTTAAAAAAAATGTTAAGTAGGCGAAACTTTTTGAAAGGCGGTCTCGCTCTAAGCGCTGGAGGACTTCTGGTGCCAAAGTACCTTTTGGCAGCGGTTGATCCTTCCTTACTTAGTACTGCGGCGAAAGAGCTTCCAGAGGGTGTACTTGAGGAACAAGTTTTGGAAGCTCTCCCAGGTAAAAAACCTCTTATCAAAAAAACTTACAGGGCACCTAACTACGAAACGCCTGTTAAGTACTTCAACGAATTCTTCACACCAAACGATGTTTTCTTTGTGAGGTATCACCTTTCTAACATACCTGAAGTAGATGCAAAAACTTGGAAGCTGACCATAGGAGGTGATGCGATAGAAAAGCCTCTTGAGCTAACGCTGGAGGATCTCAAGACCAAGTTTGAACAGGTGGAGCTTGTGGCTCTGTGCCAGTGTTCAGGGAACAGGAGGGGATTATTTAAACCGCATGTAGCGGGAGTTGAGTGGGGATACGGAGCTATGGGGAATGCAAGGTGGAAAGGAGTAAGACTGAAAGACATATTGGAGAGAGCTGGTTTGAAGGGTAATGCTCTTGAGGTAGTACTCAACGGTGCGGACACAGGCGTGGCAGCAGGAACGCCAGACTTTATAAAGAGCATACCAGTTTGGAAGGCTCTTGACGAAAACACCATGATAGCTTACGAAATGAATGGAGAGCCCCTGCCTCACTGGAACGGCTTTCCTGCAAGAGTAATAGTCCCGGGTTGGACTGCCACTTACTGGATGAAGCATATAATTTCTATTGATGTTGTCTCCAAACCTTTCGATGGCTTTTGGATGAAAACAGCGTATAGAATACCTCTGGGAAAGTTCCCTATAAGGGACAGATTCATATCTCAGGAAACTGCAGTCAACACACCTATAACTGAGATAGTCGTAAACTCTCTAATCACAAATATAAATGATGGGCAAAGGTTCAAGCTTGGGCAAATGGTTGAAATAAAAGGTATTGCGTGGGACGGTGGGTATGGTATTAACATGGTGGAGATATCCACTGACGGAGGTAAAACCTGGCGTGAAGCTGAGCTGGGTAAGGATTATGGTCGCTACTCATGGAGGCAGTTCACTTACAGATTTAGACCTCCCAAAAAGGGAACCTATACTATAATGGCAAAGGCAAGCAATAGGATAGGGCAGACACAGACCTTTGAGCTTATATGGAACCCTGCAGGATACCATCACAACGTAGTTCAGAAGATAAACATAAAAGTCGTATAAGGAGGTAAATAGATATGAGTAAAGCTCTTATATTTGGATGTATGCTTATGGCTATTTCCTTTGCTGGAGAGGAGAGTATAAAGCTAAAAGATGGTGAAGGTAAAGCTCTCGTAGAAGCAAACTGCTCTGCATGTCATAGTCTTGACTACATTCAAATGAATTCCCCCTTTCTTGACAAGAAGGGTTGGGAGGCTACCGTTAACAAGATGATAAAAGCTATGGGCGCACCTATAAAGCAGGAGGATGTCCCTAAAATAGTTGAGTATCTTACCAAGTACTACGGTAAGAAAGAATAAGTGTTAGACTATCTTTATGAGGGGTTATGATGTCATAGTGATAGGCGGGGGACCTGCGGGTTCTTCTGCCGCTTATTACGCTTCAAAAAACGGTCTTAAGGTGCTAATCCTTGAAAAGTACAAAGTTCCACGATTCAAACTGTGCGCAGGATGTATCTCAAAAAGGATAGCTCCATACCTTCCGGAAGGTTGGGAAAGATTCGTGCTTAACAGGATAAAGGGGGGTATCCTAGGATACGGTGGAAGGGAGGAGTTTGAGCTTTCAGCTGATGAGGAAGTAGCGTATATTACGGATAGGGTTGAATTTGATACCTTTCTCTTAGAGAAAGCTCAAGGAAAAGGAGCAGATTTTGTGGATGAGTGTGAGGTCTTAGGTTTTGAAACAGAGGGAGGAAAGTACAGAGTAATAACTTCAAAAGGCAATTTTCATGCAGATTTTATAGTTGGTGCGGACGGTTTTTACTCAAAGACAGCTCAAGCCCTTGGCTACAAAAAGGACAAGTTCTTTAAAGCTCTTGAGTTTTTTACGCGAGGTGATCTTAGCGAAAAGGTAATGATAGATATAGGATTAGTCAGAAGAGGGTATGCGTGGATATTTCCGAAAGGTGAAAATCTGAGCGTAGGCACAGCCTGTACACAAAGGGGAGATCTAAAAAGAGTTCTAACCGAATATTCAAGACTCAAGGGTGTAAAACCAGAAGGGAGGATGTATGGCTGGTACATACCTTATATAGAAAAAGATGGAGATGTATTCTGCGGTAAAGATCGCGTGCTTTTGGTAGGTGATGCGGCCAATCTCACGGATCCTCTTTTAGGAGAAGGTATATATTACGCAGTACGGAGCGGAAAACTCGCAGCTCAAGCATTAGCTGTTTCACCTTCAAAACCTACAGAGCAATACAGAAAACTTTTGAAAGATCTCGTTTCTGAGCTTGTTTACGCTGGAAAAATAGCTCGCCTCGGCTACAAATTTCAGAAGGTTGCTTACACAATGAGTAAAAAGGGTATATTAAAGAGCTATTACGATCTTCTTCTTGGAAAAACAAGCTATAAGGATCTCTATAGAAAGGGTTTCGTTTATTTTTTAAGGGAGCTTGTAAAAGAATACGCAAGCTTTTATAATTATTTCTGGAG from Hydrogenobacter sp. harbors:
- a CDS encoding cytochrome c codes for the protein MSKALIFGCMLMAISFAGEESIKLKDGEGKALVEANCSACHSLDYIQMNSPFLDKKGWEATVNKMIKAMGAPIKQEDVPKIVEYLTKYYGKKE
- a CDS encoding molybdopterin-dependent oxidoreductase — encoded protein: MLSRRNFLKGGLALSAGGLLVPKYLLAAVDPSLLSTAAKELPEGVLEEQVLEALPGKKPLIKKTYRAPNYETPVKYFNEFFTPNDVFFVRYHLSNIPEVDAKTWKLTIGGDAIEKPLELTLEDLKTKFEQVELVALCQCSGNRRGLFKPHVAGVEWGYGAMGNARWKGVRLKDILERAGLKGNALEVVLNGADTGVAAGTPDFIKSIPVWKALDENTMIAYEMNGEPLPHWNGFPARVIVPGWTATYWMKHIISIDVVSKPFDGFWMKTAYRIPLGKFPIRDRFISQETAVNTPITEIVVNSLITNINDGQRFKLGQMVEIKGIAWDGGYGINMVEISTDGGKTWREAELGKDYGRYSWRQFTYRFRPPKKGTYTIMAKASNRIGQTQTFELIWNPAGYHHNVVQKINIKVV
- a CDS encoding geranylgeranyl reductase family protein translates to MRGYDVIVIGGGPAGSSAAYYASKNGLKVLILEKYKVPRFKLCAGCISKRIAPYLPEGWERFVLNRIKGGILGYGGREEFELSADEEVAYITDRVEFDTFLLEKAQGKGADFVDECEVLGFETEGGKYRVITSKGNFHADFIVGADGFYSKTAQALGYKKDKFFKALEFFTRGDLSEKVMIDIGLVRRGYAWIFPKGENLSVGTACTQRGDLKRVLTEYSRLKGVKPEGRMYGWYIPYIEKDGDVFCGKDRVLLVGDAANLTDPLLGEGIYYAVRSGKLAAQALAVSPSKPTEQYRKLLKDLVSELVYAGKIARLGYKFQKVAYTMSKKGILKSYYDLLLGKTSYKDLYRKGFVYFLRELVKEYASFYNYFWR